ATTTCCGGACACCGGAAGAACTGCGCACCGCCCTCAAAGCCAGTTCTTGTCTGCCGCTGGTGGCGGGCGGGCCGGTGGAGTTCCGTGGTCGCCATTACCTGGACGGCGGCATGACGGAGGCCATCCCGGTTGCCTCAGCCCGCGAGCTGGGCGCCACCCACGCGTTGGTGTTGCAAACACGCCCGCGCGGCCTCCGTTACCCGGCTCCCAAGGGGCTGTTCTTGCGGTTGGTGGAAGCGAAGCTCCGTAGGCTCCACCCCGTGCTGCCCACGCTGTATCACAGACGCAACTTTGTGTACGACGAGACGTGCGACTTGTTGGACCTGGAACAGGCCAAGGGCGACGCGGCCCTTCCTGCCGTATTTTGTCTGCGTCTTCCGGAGGGTTCGCCTTCGGTGTCGCACCTGGAGCGGCGGCCGGAGGTGTTGAGGGAGAGGGCGGCGGTAGCGAGGGAGCGGGCGCGCGTCGAGCTTGCACTTCCCGTGATGGCGCTCGCGGGGCGCTAATCGTTCCGCTGCGTGGGGCCTTTTTTCAACTGCGTTGGGCTTTCGTTATCGACTGCGTCGGGCTGTTCCGGGCGTGGGCCCGGGTGCCATAATTCACGGGGCTGTCGCGCCCCGTGACCCCGACCCAGGGGCCGAGCGCGCGGCCCCTGGGGACCCGCGCGCCGGGGGACTCGAACTGGAACGGCCACACCGGCTCGCCGGGGATGTGGGAGAAATGGCTGTTGAGGCATAAGGGCTGACGGCATCAGGGACGCGATCGAGATCTTCATGACACTGGCCGTTCCAATATCCGAGTCCCCCGGACCCCCGCCGATTCGGCTGGATTATCAGATTATGTCTGATGCGGTTTTCTCCCGGCGCCGCTTCGCTGGCCGGGTGGGATGGTGGGAATGAAAGGGCTGAGAATGGCTGACGCCGTTCCCTGTGGGCCGTCGTAGGGGCAATCCTCGGATTGCCCATCAAACGAAAACAGGGACGGCGGCGTAG
This DNA window, taken from Fibrobacterota bacterium, encodes the following:
- a CDS encoding patatin family protein gives rise to the protein MNAHPVLELMARRLKERSEPGHRRDGFRLALVVEGGAMRGVVSSGMLWALEEAGFLPCFDLAVGCSAGAMNASSFLAGVAGACTREYAGAFSSKRFIQPARALIGRAVIDLDYSLDFSSTILDAHRFQRVLESPIPLHCIATDVDQARRALLSDFRTPEELRTALKASSCLPLVAGGPVEFRGRHYLDGGMTEAIPVASARELGATHALVLQTRPRGLRYPAPKGLFLRLVEAKLRRLHPVLPTLYHRRNFVYDETCDLLDLEQAKGDAALPAVFCLRLPEGSPSVSHLERRPEVLRERAAVARERARVELALPVMALAGR